One Pleurocapsa sp. PCC 7327 DNA segment encodes these proteins:
- a CDS encoding FAD-dependent oxidoreductase yields MNQPSQSSSLPSISRRTALKLLGVGAVGGLVGYSRFWKPQPSVFIQDSLALPYRLDRQKTVVIVGAGLAGLACAYELSQRGFAVTLLERSPNLGGKIASWKIQVGEEEFMMEHGFHGFFPQYYNLNSLIKELEISDNFKSLEFYSLVFRQGQYAPEIFRPSHSAFPWNIVDLAISSPNRFRWGINLTQPSHWQVFRAITGFQIPKSFNRLDGISVTDWARGGFPQGLYDLYFLPFAKSSLNAPDVLSTGELLQFFHFYFFGNPEGLAFNGTRDDMGTSLVQPIARAIARNGGKIITEATVSEIHCQNGQIDYLTYQKGNSYTDVPFWVERNPFLKEERLEYYGSGDRVFAVKLGGDEAISLTCTHQGCTVGRQADGKFLCPCHGALYDERGKVVRGPAKRDLPRFNILQRQGESVQLIAASPILSPIGDKIQADYYVIATDVPGVQHLFGLMTGEVNSTVKARVEKLASADPFAVGRFWFDRDFEWEHSNFTSLSGYQLTDSITLYHRIQEQFIDWAKRTGGSVVELHAYCYKEKDFPTQEVLLETFEQELYEIVPELAQATVLHRELVNQKNFSGYPPNSYRDRPQTSTEIPNLMFAGDWVKMPFPCGLMERAVSSGLLAANEILQQEGVRRRTIFSVNPEGLLKI; encoded by the coding sequence ATGAATCAGCCATCACAATCTTCTTCTCTCCCATCGATTTCTCGACGAACTGCCCTAAAACTGCTCGGCGTTGGCGCTGTTGGAGGACTGGTGGGATATTCTCGCTTTTGGAAACCCCAGCCATCGGTATTTATTCAAGATAGTTTGGCGCTACCGTACCGACTCGATCGCCAAAAAACCGTCGTTATCGTTGGGGCGGGGTTGGCGGGACTAGCTTGTGCCTACGAGCTGAGTCAGCGAGGCTTTGCCGTTACCTTGTTGGAGCGATCGCCCAATTTGGGCGGTAAAATTGCCAGTTGGAAAATTCAAGTAGGGGAAGAAGAGTTTATGATGGAACATGGCTTTCATGGCTTTTTCCCACAGTACTATAACCTCAACAGCCTCATTAAAGAACTAGAAATTAGCGACAATTTTAAATCGTTAGAATTTTATTCCCTAGTGTTTCGTCAGGGGCAATACGCTCCCGAAATTTTTCGTCCCAGTCACTCGGCTTTTCCCTGGAATATCGTTGACTTGGCGATTTCCTCTCCCAATCGATTTCGCTGGGGAATTAACCTAACCCAACCCTCTCATTGGCAGGTATTTCGCGCGATTACAGGGTTCCAAATTCCCAAAAGCTTCAACCGCCTCGATGGCATTTCCGTAACTGACTGGGCACGGGGAGGCTTTCCTCAAGGATTGTACGATCTCTATTTTCTTCCCTTCGCTAAATCGAGCCTCAACGCGCCCGATGTATTGAGTACGGGAGAATTATTGCAGTTTTTCCACTTCTACTTTTTTGGCAATCCCGAAGGTTTGGCTTTTAACGGCACTAGAGACGATATGGGAACGAGTTTAGTACAACCCATTGCTCGTGCGATCGCGCGCAACGGCGGCAAGATTATTACCGAAGCAACCGTCAGCGAAATTCACTGCCAAAATGGACAAATTGACTATTTAACCTATCAGAAAGGAAACAGCTACACTGACGTTCCGTTTTGGGTAGAACGCAATCCCTTCCTCAAAGAGGAACGATTAGAATATTACGGATCGGGCGATCGCGTTTTTGCCGTCAAACTGGGAGGCGATGAAGCGATTTCCCTCACTTGTACTCACCAGGGCTGTACGGTAGGGCGACAAGCTGATGGCAAGTTTCTCTGTCCCTGCCACGGCGCGTTGTACGACGAGCGAGGAAAAGTAGTGCGAGGTCCTGCCAAACGAGACTTACCGCGTTTTAATATCCTTCAACGGCAAGGCGAGTCGGTGCAGTTAATCGCTGCGTCGCCAATTTTGTCTCCAATTGGAGACAAAATTCAGGCAGATTATTACGTTATCGCCACAGACGTTCCTGGGGTACAGCACTTATTTGGACTAATGACGGGCGAGGTCAATTCAACGGTTAAAGCGCGGGTAGAAAAATTAGCGAGCGCCGATCCCTTTGCCGTAGGGCGTTTCTGGTTCGATCGCGATTTTGAGTGGGAACACAGCAACTTTACCTCCCTTTCCGGTTACCAACTCACCGACAGCATCACCCTCTATCACCGCATTCAGGAGCAATTTATCGACTGGGCAAAGCGTACTGGCGGCAGCGTGGTCGAGTTACATGCCTACTGTTACAAAGAAAAAGACTTTCCCACTCAGGAAGTCCTGTTAGAAACTTTCGAGCAGGAATTGTACGAAATTGTGCCAGAACTGGCACAAGCAACCGTTCTCCATCGAGAATTGGTCAATCAGAAGAATTTTTCTGGCTATCCGCCCAATAGCTATCGCGATCGCCCTCAAACCAGCACCGAAATTCCCAATTTAATGTTTGCCGGAGATTGGGTGAAAATGCCTTTTCCCTGCGGATTGATGGAGAGAGCCGTTAGTAGCGGCTTACTTGCGGCTAATGAAATTCTTCAGCAAGAAGGGGTACGGAGAAGAACGATCTTTTCGGTCAATCCTGAAGGACTGTTGAAAATTTAA
- a CDS encoding M23 family metallopeptidase, producing MFSWLFPLATATLINPAIIFQTKHPELAIVAQSPGETGQHSQGISCQPPLLSRLQRHKIAPGETAATIAQKYNLLPETLIRLNPILQGGSVPVGSEILIPPMNGVRLEVPAGATWKDLENAYGVRADVLFELNGCQKTPKVVFIPGVNWTARDNARRNYTGLKHYPLPQNARIGLPYGWQKEATDGKMMFHSGVDFLAESGTPVLAADEGTVAFVGEEGPYGYLIVISHGEEWQTRYAHLDKVRVKIGQQVKAGEVIGTVGTTGKPDIKAPHLHFEIRYKSPAGWVAQDPKLHLPAGTRE from the coding sequence ATGTTTTCTTGGCTATTTCCCCTCGCTACGGCAACTCTAATTAATCCGGCAATAATATTCCAGACGAAACACCCCGAACTGGCGATCGTTGCTCAATCTCCAGGCGAAACCGGACAACATTCCCAGGGAATATCCTGTCAGCCACCCTTGCTCTCGCGCTTGCAGCGTCACAAAATTGCTCCAGGCGAAACCGCAGCCACTATCGCCCAAAAATATAATTTACTGCCAGAAACGCTGATTCGACTCAATCCCATTTTGCAAGGAGGTTCTGTGCCTGTGGGAAGCGAAATTCTCATTCCTCCCATGAACGGCGTTCGCTTAGAAGTTCCAGCTGGGGCAACCTGGAAAGACCTAGAAAATGCCTATGGAGTACGTGCAGATGTTTTATTTGAACTTAACGGCTGTCAAAAAACTCCTAAAGTCGTTTTTATTCCTGGGGTAAATTGGACTGCCAGAGACAATGCCAGGAGGAACTACACGGGACTAAAACATTATCCCCTCCCTCAAAATGCTCGCATCGGATTGCCCTACGGCTGGCAAAAAGAGGCTACCGACGGAAAAATGATGTTTCATAGCGGCGTCGATTTCCTAGCCGAATCGGGAACGCCAGTATTGGCAGCAGATGAGGGAACTGTTGCTTTTGTGGGAGAGGAAGGTCCCTACGGATACTTAATCGTTATCTCGCACGGAGAAGAATGGCAAACCCGCTATGCCCATCTAGATAAGGTTCGGGTCAAAATCGGTCAGCAGGTTAAGGCAGGAGAGGTCATCGGAACGGTTGGGACGACTGGGAAACCGGATATAAAAGCGCCTCATTTACATTTTGAAATTCGTTACAAATCGCCTGCGGGTTGGGTAGCGCAAGATCCGAAACTACATCTGCCAGCAGGAACTAGGGAGTAA
- a CDS encoding helix-turn-helix domain-containing protein, with amino-acid sequence MRSSANACPTYDSFNLSPHHLQRIFKRIVGISPRQYADAYRLDRKQKLLEGKSKPVKS; translated from the coding sequence ATTCGCTCCTCCGCCAACGCTTGCCCAACTTACGACTCCTTCAACCTGAGTCCGCATCACCTGCAACGCATCTTCAAACGTATCGTCGGCATAAGTCCCAGACAGTATGCCGATGCTTATCGCCTCGATCGCAAGCAAAAACTACTCGAAGGAAAATCAAAGCCAGTCAAAAGTTAA
- a CDS encoding YcjF family protein — translation MPLSRLLIWILGLSFIFGLMIWLVHSIYRLYLTISWTAPLLANLLLLLLVALLGLLIAAFVYYFQLYPAKKSRQKAQQRRPVAKLPEQKTEAAEEALKALRKQVKQVQDRVAQQALLSRSREIEANLARGELQVVVFGTGSAGKTSLVNAIIGQMVGNVEATMGTTQVGETYRLKLRGLEREILITDTPGILEPGIAGTQREQLARQLATQADLLLFVVDNDLRQSEYEPLQTLAEIGKRSLLVFNKTDLYTDEEREIILTKLRARVRDFIKAADVVAIAANPQPFQLESGAIVEPEPEIIPLIKRLAAVLRAEGEDLIADNILLQSQRLGEEARQIIDRQRRQQADKIIERYQWIGAGVIAVTPLPVVDMLATAAVNAQMVVEIGRVYGCELNSDRGKELALSLGKTLVSLGVVKGAVELLARALQFQIATYLVGKVIQGVTAAYLTRIAGKSFVEYFRHDQDWGDGGITEVVQRQFQLNRRDEFVKAFVKDAIARVVKPIAETLETEREEELVELSEDDWR, via the coding sequence ATGCCCCTCTCTCGCCTGCTGATTTGGATTCTCGGTCTGAGTTTCATCTTCGGACTAATGATCTGGTTAGTCCATTCGATTTATCGGCTTTACCTTACTATTAGCTGGACGGCTCCTTTGCTGGCCAATTTGTTACTGTTATTACTCGTCGCGTTGTTGGGGCTATTAATTGCTGCTTTTGTTTATTACTTTCAACTCTATCCTGCTAAAAAGTCTCGCCAAAAGGCACAGCAGCGCCGCCCAGTCGCCAAACTGCCCGAACAAAAAACCGAAGCGGCAGAGGAAGCCCTCAAAGCACTCAGAAAACAAGTCAAGCAAGTTCAGGATAGAGTAGCGCAGCAGGCACTATTGAGCCGTTCTCGCGAAATCGAAGCCAATTTGGCGCGCGGAGAACTGCAAGTCGTCGTCTTCGGGACGGGTTCGGCGGGAAAAACTTCCCTCGTCAATGCCATTATCGGACAGATGGTGGGCAACGTTGAAGCGACGATGGGGACGACGCAAGTCGGAGAAACCTATCGTCTTAAGTTGCGGGGCTTGGAGCGAGAAATTCTGATTACCGATACCCCCGGAATTCTAGAACCGGGCATTGCCGGGACGCAACGGGAACAGTTGGCGCGACAGTTAGCAACCCAAGCCGATTTGCTGTTGTTCGTGGTGGATAATGACTTGCGGCAGTCGGAATACGAACCCCTGCAAACTCTAGCAGAAATTGGCAAGCGATCGCTGCTTGTTTTCAACAAAACCGATCTTTATACCGATGAGGAGCGAGAAATAATTTTAACCAAGTTGAGGGCGAGGGTAAGAGATTTTATTAAAGCTGCCGACGTGGTCGCGATCGCAGCTAATCCTCAGCCGTTTCAATTAGAAAGCGGTGCCATTGTCGAACCCGAACCGGAAATTATTCCTTTAATCAAACGCTTAGCCGCCGTTTTGCGAGCAGAGGGAGAAGATTTAATCGCCGATAATATTTTATTGCAATCTCAACGCTTGGGCGAAGAAGCTCGCCAAATTATCGATCGCCAGCGACGACAACAAGCCGATAAAATTATCGAACGCTATCAATGGATAGGCGCGGGCGTTATTGCCGTTACTCCTTTGCCCGTCGTCGATATGCTGGCAACGGCAGCAGTCAATGCCCAAATGGTCGTCGAAATCGGTCGCGTTTACGGTTGCGAACTCAATAGCGATCGCGGTAAGGAATTAGCCTTATCTTTAGGCAAAACTTTGGTCAGTTTGGGCGTAGTCAAAGGGGCGGTCGAATTATTAGCCAGAGCGCTTCAATTTCAGATCGCCACTTATTTAGTCGGCAAAGTAATTCAAGGTGTAACGGCTGCCTATTTAACTCGCATTGCCGGGAAAAGTTTCGTGGAATATTTCCGTCACGATCAAGATTGGGGAGATGGCGGTATTACTGAAGTCGTGCAGCGACAGTTTCAATTAAATCGTAGGGATGAGTTTGTTAAAGCATTCGTCAAAGACGCGATCGCGAGAGTCGTTAAACCGATCGCAGAGACCTTAGAAACAGAAAGGGAAGAAGAATTGGTGGAACTTAGCGAAGATGATTGGCGATAG
- a CDS encoding homoserine dehydrogenase, with translation MAFKIGLLGLGTVGTGTAEIILNPAGRHSLLKEIAIHRVGVRSLDKPRGIQLPPQAITTDLEAIVTDPEIDIVVELLGGLEPARSLILKAISAGKHVVTANKAAIARYGDEIYSAANAAGVYVLLEGAVGGGIPVIKPLKQSLGANRIASIIGIVNGTTNYILTQMTAAGADFDEVLAEAQKLGYAEADPTADVDGLDAADKIAILASLGFGGRVKRENVYCEGIRQVSAADINYADKLGFVIKLLAIAKGSGGYESDTLQLRVHPTLIPKTHPLAGINGVFNAILVEGDPLGQVMFFGPGAGSGPTASAVVSDIMNIVGILKSSGKTQSLDPLLTCTHQHYCTITPIEELETRFYARFLCRDIPGVIGHLGTCFGNHRVSLESVVQIGFQGELAEIVVVTHDVREGNFRQALQEIGCLEAVKTIPSILRVL, from the coding sequence GTGGCTTTTAAGATAGGTTTGCTGGGATTAGGAACGGTAGGAACGGGAACGGCAGAAATCATCCTCAATCCTGCTGGGCGGCATTCCCTGCTCAAAGAGATAGCAATTCATCGGGTAGGGGTGCGATCGCTTGATAAACCGAGAGGCATACAATTGCCCCCCCAAGCAATAACGACGGATTTAGAGGCAATCGTTACCGATCCCGAAATCGATATCGTCGTGGAATTGCTCGGAGGATTAGAACCCGCGCGATCGCTGATTCTCAAAGCCATCTCCGCCGGCAAGCACGTCGTCACTGCTAACAAAGCCGCGATCGCTCGCTACGGCGATGAAATCTATAGTGCCGCTAACGCGGCAGGCGTTTATGTCTTACTAGAAGGGGCTGTTGGCGGCGGCATTCCCGTCATCAAACCCCTCAAGCAATCTCTGGGGGCAAATCGCATCGCTAGCATTATCGGCATTGTCAACGGGACGACGAATTATATTCTCACCCAGATGACCGCAGCGGGGGCTGATTTTGATGAAGTTCTGGCTGAGGCGCAAAAATTAGGCTACGCTGAAGCCGATCCTACGGCTGATGTCGATGGCTTAGATGCCGCCGATAAAATCGCCATTCTTGCTTCTCTAGGATTTGGCGGACGGGTTAAACGAGAAAATGTCTACTGCGAAGGCATCCGTCAAGTCAGCGCCGCCGATATTAATTATGCCGATAAATTGGGGTTTGTGATTAAATTACTGGCGATCGCCAAGGGATCTGGCGGCTACGAATCCGATACCTTACAATTGCGAGTTCATCCTACCCTCATTCCCAAAACTCATCCCCTAGCCGGCATTAATGGAGTCTTCAACGCCATTCTCGTCGAGGGCGATCCCCTGGGACAAGTGATGTTTTTCGGTCCCGGTGCGGGTTCGGGTCCCACTGCGAGCGCCGTCGTATCCGATATTATGAACATTGTCGGCATCCTCAAAAGTAGTGGCAAAACCCAATCCCTCGATCCCCTATTAACCTGTACCCACCAACACTATTGCACCATTACTCCCATCGAAGAGTTAGAAACTCGTTTTTATGCCCGTTTCCTATGCCGAGATATTCCCGGCGTAATCGGTCATTTAGGAACCTGTTTTGGCAACCATCGAGTCAGCTTGGAGTCAGTGGTTCAAATCGGTTTCCAAGGCGAGTTAGCAGAAATTGTCGTCGTGACTCACGACGTTCGCGAGGGGAACTTCCGTCAGGCATTGCAAGAAATTGGCTGTTTGGAGGCAGTTAAAACCATTCCTAGCATTCTCAGAGTGTTGTAG
- a CDS encoding glycosyltransferase family 4 protein: protein MRILVLTWEFPPRIVGGIARHVAEIYPELVKLGHEIRLITVEFGQAPGYEEVEGVRVHRVPVAPAHNFFHWVVNMNDSMGYYGGKLIAEEGPFDILHAHDWLVSDAAIALKHHFKIPLVATFHATEYGRHNGIYTEEQRYIASKEGNLAYNAWRIIVCSDYMRQELQRALGTPWDKIDVVYNGIRAEKKQRDPHFDYQAFRRRYAEDGEKIVYYVGRMTYEKGVAVLLNAAPKVIWEMGGYVKFVIIGGGNTDKLKEQAWNLGISNKCYFTGFMSEEDLDKFQTIADCAVFPSLYEPFGIVALESFAARVPVVVSDTGGFPEVVRHTRTGIVTHTNNPDSLAWGILEVLKNPGYAQWLIDNAYEDLERRFSWPKLARQTEAVYGLVLHQRSQTVW from the coding sequence ATGAGGATTCTGGTGCTAACATGGGAGTTTCCCCCGCGCATTGTCGGCGGTATCGCGCGCCATGTGGCGGAAATTTATCCAGAACTGGTGAAATTGGGGCATGAGATTCGTTTAATTACAGTGGAGTTCGGTCAAGCTCCCGGTTATGAAGAGGTAGAAGGAGTTCGCGTTCATCGGGTTCCCGTTGCCCCAGCTCATAACTTTTTCCATTGGGTCGTCAACATGAACGACAGTATGGGGTATTACGGGGGCAAGCTGATCGCAGAAGAAGGCCCTTTTGATATTCTCCATGCCCATGATTGGTTGGTATCGGATGCCGCGATCGCGCTCAAGCACCATTTTAAGATTCCTTTAGTTGCTACCTTTCACGCTACGGAATACGGTCGCCACAACGGCATTTACACAGAGGAGCAGCGTTACATCGCCAGCAAAGAAGGAAACCTGGCTTACAATGCATGGCGCATCATCGTCTGTAGCGACTACATGCGTCAAGAACTGCAACGAGCATTGGGAACTCCCTGGGACAAAATAGACGTTGTTTATAATGGCATCCGAGCCGAGAAAAAGCAACGCGATCCTCACTTCGACTACCAGGCGTTTCGCCGTCGCTATGCCGAAGATGGCGAAAAAATTGTTTATTACGTCGGTCGCATGACTTATGAAAAAGGAGTTGCCGTACTGTTAAATGCTGCTCCCAAAGTTATTTGGGAGATGGGCGGCTATGTCAAATTTGTGATTATCGGCGGCGGCAATACCGATAAGCTCAAAGAGCAAGCTTGGAACTTGGGGATCTCGAACAAGTGCTACTTTACAGGTTTCATGTCCGAGGAGGATTTAGATAAGTTCCAAACTATAGCCGATTGTGCCGTCTTCCCCAGTCTTTACGAACCTTTTGGGATCGTTGCCCTAGAAAGCTTTGCCGCCCGCGTTCCCGTTGTAGTATCGGATACAGGCGGATTTCCCGAAGTGGTACGACATACGAGAACGGGAATTGTGACGCATACCAATAATCCCGACTCTCTGGCATGGGGAATTCTAGAAGTTTTGAAAAATCCCGGCTATGCCCAGTGGTTAATCGATAATGCTTATGAAGACCTAGAACGCCGTTTTAGCTGGCCCAAACTAGCACGGCAAACCGAAGCCGTATACGGTCTAGTATTACATCAGCGATCGCAAACCGTTTGGTAG
- a CDS encoding PEP-CTERM sorting domain-containing protein: protein METKLLKAALVAPLAAAGLALSVNSAEAATFSTDLGGFDLGGGVNVTGSLGADGKAGTEDDNVTFSFNQTRVLTGRGIYSGLSGTEATIKDLTLAPAPLNPQGTVLPLDDFVSLANGETFTLASINAPEFVARPTPGGQPTTFVQYSFDGVFKGSSGTTLIGRGIFTSQFTGTVDDLPGLLANGGLQTSYSASFAAVPEPLTIAGAGMAVGFGAFFRRKTQGKAKAKKD, encoded by the coding sequence ATGGAAACAAAATTGCTCAAAGCTGCTTTAGTGGCTCCGCTAGCCGCAGCCGGACTAGCGCTATCTGTTAATTCTGCCGAAGCTGCTACTTTTAGCACCGATCTAGGTGGCTTCGATCTCGGCGGTGGAGTCAATGTTACTGGTAGTCTTGGTGCGGATGGAAAGGCAGGTACCGAAGACGACAACGTTACGTTTAGTTTTAATCAAACTCGCGTTCTGACAGGCAGAGGAATTTATTCCGGGCTTAGCGGCACTGAGGCTACGATTAAGGATCTGACCCTGGCGCCAGCGCCTCTCAACCCTCAAGGGACTGTTTTACCGTTGGACGATTTCGTATCTTTAGCCAACGGAGAGACTTTTACGCTAGCTTCCATCAATGCGCCTGAATTTGTAGCACGTCCAACCCCTGGCGGTCAGCCAACTACATTCGTTCAGTACTCTTTTGATGGCGTGTTTAAGGGTAGCTCGGGAACAACCTTGATCGGGAGAGGAATTTTTACTTCTCAATTTACTGGCACGGTAGACGATCTTCCCGGACTCCTTGCTAATGGCGGTCTTCAGACTAGCTACTCCGCATCTTTTGCCGCCGTTCCCGAACCCCTAACCATCGCTGGTGCAGGGATGGCAGTAGGATTTGGCGCATTTTTCCGTAGAAAAACCCAAGGAAAAGCCAAGGCCAAGAAAGACTAG
- a CDS encoding Ada metal-binding domain-containing protein, whose protein sequence is MREDEYWQAVVDRDSQSDRTFVYAVRSTGIYCLPPCPSRQPRRENALFFPNLTKQNNPGFLPASAVIPIGFYPTNPTSI, encoded by the coding sequence ATGCGCGAAGATGAATACTGGCAAGCTGTTGTCGATCGCGATTCCCAATCCGATCGCACCTTCGTCTATGCCGTCCGTTCGACGGGGATTTATTGCCTTCCCCCCTGTCCGTCGCGGCAACCTCGGCGAGAAAACGCGCTGTTTTTTCCCAACCTGACAAAGCAGAACAATCCGGGTTTCCTCCCTGCCAGCGCTGTTATCCCAATCGGATTTTACCCGACGAACCCCACCTCGATCTGA
- a CDS encoding 2Fe-2S iron-sulfur cluster-binding protein, which translates to MTVNVQFLPDDVTIDAQPGEPLLEVAKRAGVFIPTGCLMGSCYACEVELGDGTPICACISSVPDGKQHLTIHLYSDPVW; encoded by the coding sequence ATGACAGTTAACGTTCAATTTCTGCCTGACGATGTTACGATTGACGCGCAACCAGGAGAACCCCTGTTAGAGGTAGCCAAACGGGCAGGAGTTTTTATTCCCACTGGTTGTTTAATGGGGTCTTGTTATGCTTGCGAGGTCGAACTGGGCGATGGAACTCCCATTTGTGCTTGTATTAGTTCCGTTCCAGACGGAAAGCAACATTTAACCATTCATCTATATTCCGATCCAGTGTGGTAA
- a CDS encoding ABC transporter substrate-binding protein yields MTKLSSSIATICRRGIAIVLGILVTVSLGACNPASFRSQAAQVPQVVFSIISDPKTFNAVLSAESPNVFGYIYEGLITENPITGKKEPALAESWQVSEDKLKFVFTLRKGLKWSDGQPLTADDVVFSYNDLYLNQNIPNNYKDSLKIGLSQAFPKIRQLDDRRVEFILPEPYAPFLDTAGLPILPAHILRKTLETKDAEGRLKFLSTWGVDTPPEQIIVNGPYKLKNFVTSQRVIFERNPYYWKKDKQGNRLPYIGRVILAIVESQDTSLLQFRSGSLDSLSVNPEYFSLLKREEDRGKFTIYNGGPAYGSQFISFNLNKGTRNGKPLVNPIKSRWFNNVKFRQAVAYAIDRQRIINNIYQGLGAPINSLISIQSPYYNKTLKGYNYNPEKAKKLLQEAGFKYNSKEQLLDSEGNRVRFTLITNSGNKSREAMGAQIKNDLAKIGIQVDYTPIDFNVLVDKLSNSLDWECYLLGLTGDNEPHIPNVWLTDGNLHTFNQKPQPGQKPIEGWEVSEWEQKLAQLTIQGARELDIEKRKAIYTEIQRIEQEYLPMIYLVQPYSLGAVRDRFEGIQFSALGGAFWNLDEIKISSKKLR; encoded by the coding sequence ATGACCAAACTTTCTAGTTCTATTGCTACAATTTGTCGTCGTGGGATAGCAATTGTCCTAGGGATACTCGTTACAGTCTCTCTGGGGGCTTGCAATCCAGCCAGTTTCAGAAGCCAAGCGGCTCAAGTTCCTCAAGTCGTTTTCTCAATCATAAGCGATCCCAAAACGTTTAATGCCGTTCTCTCGGCAGAGTCGCCGAATGTTTTTGGTTATATCTACGAAGGTCTAATTACCGAAAATCCTATCACGGGAAAAAAAGAACCGGCTTTAGCCGAATCTTGGCAAGTTTCCGAGGATAAACTGAAGTTTGTTTTTACGCTTAGGAAAGGGTTGAAGTGGTCGGACGGACAACCGCTAACTGCGGACGATGTCGTTTTTAGCTACAATGACCTCTATCTCAACCAAAATATTCCTAACAATTACAAAGACAGCCTAAAAATCGGTCTCAGCCAAGCTTTTCCTAAAATTCGCCAACTAGACGACCGAAGAGTAGAATTTATTTTGCCAGAACCCTATGCACCTTTTCTCGATACGGCTGGATTGCCTATTTTACCTGCCCATATCTTACGAAAAACATTAGAAACAAAAGATGCAGAGGGAAGGCTCAAATTTCTCTCTACTTGGGGAGTCGATACGCCCCCCGAACAGATTATTGTTAATGGCCCCTACAAACTCAAAAATTTTGTTACCAGTCAGCGGGTTATCTTCGAGCGCAATCCTTACTATTGGAAAAAGGATAAACAAGGAAATCGATTACCTTATATCGGGCGAGTGATTTTAGCAATTGTAGAATCTCAAGATACTTCTTTATTGCAATTTCGGTCGGGAAGTTTAGATTCTCTGAGCGTTAATCCCGAATATTTTTCCTTGCTCAAACGAGAAGAAGATCGAGGCAAGTTTACTATTTATAATGGAGGTCCTGCTTATGGATCGCAGTTTATTTCTTTTAATCTTAATAAAGGCACAAGAAATGGAAAGCCGTTAGTTAATCCGATTAAATCTCGCTGGTTTAATAATGTTAAATTTAGACAAGCAGTTGCCTATGCGATCGATCGCCAACGAATTATTAATAATATCTATCAGGGTCTAGGAGCGCCGATTAACTCATTAATTTCTATTCAATCTCCTTACTATAATAAAACCCTGAAGGGATATAATTATAATCCAGAAAAAGCAAAGAAATTATTACAAGAAGCCGGGTTTAAATACAATAGCAAAGAACAATTATTGGATTCAGAAGGAAATCGAGTTCGTTTTACTCTAATCACTAATTCTGGTAATAAAAGTCGGGAAGCGATGGGGGCACAAATAAAAAATGACTTGGCCAAAATAGGCATTCAAGTCGATTATACCCCTATTGATTTTAATGTTTTAGTAGACAAATTGAGCAATAGCTTGGATTGGGAATGTTATTTGCTTGGCTTGACAGGCGATAACGAACCTCATATACCTAACGTTTGGCTGACTGATGGTAATTTGCATACTTTTAATCAGAAACCCCAACCGGGACAGAAACCAATAGAGGGCTGGGAAGTATCGGAGTGGGAACAAAAACTGGCTCAATTGACTATCCAAGGAGCTAGAGAATTAGACATAGAAAAACGCAAAGCAATCTATACTGAAATTCAACGGATAGAGCAAGAATATTTGCCCATGATTTATTTAGTTCAACCCTATTCTTTAGGGGCGGTACGCGATCGCTTTGAAGGAATTCAATTTTCTGCACTTGGAGGCGCTTTTTGGAATCTCGATGAAATTAAAATCTCTTCTAAGAAATTGAGGTAA